The Dioscorea cayenensis subsp. rotundata cultivar TDr96_F1 chromosome 19, TDr96_F1_v2_PseudoChromosome.rev07_lg8_w22 25.fasta, whole genome shotgun sequence genome includes a window with the following:
- the LOC120283293 gene encoding LOW QUALITY PROTEIN: uncharacterized protein LOC120283293 (The sequence of the model RefSeq protein was modified relative to this genomic sequence to represent the inferred CDS: deleted 1 base in 1 codon): protein MLPLKKPELARRAFMASLASISALVAGRPFDRARFPSPQRAKGFRVFARTEGKDAPIEEKKSLAVATGELFLGLASRLIRTRRPEVDFFYPRKGRSVVVEDPTGEDVVWEQREKDVEAEREGRMVTSPGFSFSAAGLLFPYHLGVAQLLLEKGYIKETTPLSGSSAGAIVCAVIASGSSMQEALRATKILADDCRLNGTAFRLGAVLRDVLNNFLPDDAHTRSNGRVRVAITQLFWRPKGLLVDQFDSKEDLINAVFTSSFIPGYLAPRPATIFRNRLCIDGGLTLFMPPTSASETVRVCAFPVNQLGLKGIGISPDCNPENRAGPRQLFNWALEPADDYILDKLFELGYLDADVWASQNPVESIIKDEDDSNGSVSQIIS from the exons ATGCTGCCATTGAAGAAGCCCGAGCTCGCACGGCGTGCCTTCATGGCATCTCTCGCCTCGATCTCCGCCCTTGTCGCTGGGCGTCCTTTCGATCGCGCTCGCTTTCCCTCCCCTCAGCGAGCCAAGGGGTTCAGGGTCTTCGCCCGGACCGAAGGCAAGGACGCCCCGATCGAGGAGAAGAAATCCCTGGCTGTCGCCACCGGGGAGCTGTTCCTTGGCCTCGCGTCGCGGCTTATCAGGACACGGCGCCCGGAGGTGGATTTTTTTTACCCCAGGAAAGGGAGGTCGGTGGTTGTGGAGGATCCGACGGGAGAGGATGTGGTTTGGGAGCAGCGGGAG AAGGATGTGGAGGCGGAGAGGGAGGGGAGGATGGTGACGAGCCCTGGGTTTAGTTTCTCTGCCGCTGGGTTGTTGTTTCCCTACCATCTTGGTGTTGCTCAACTGCTTCTTGAGAAAGGCTACATCAAG GAAACCACGCCTTTGTCTGGCTCATCAGCTGGAGCAATAGTATGTGCAGTGATTGCTTCTGGAAGCAGTATGCAGGAAGCCCTACGAGCTACCAAGATTCTTGCTGATGATTGTCGACTCAATGGCACTGCATTCCGCCTAGGA GCAGTCCTCAGGGATGTTCTTAACAATTTCCTGCCTGATGATGCACACACAAGATCCAATGGAAGGGTTCGTG TTGCTATCACTCAGTTATTCTGGAGACCAAAGGGTCTGCTTGTGGATCAATTTGACTCCAAGGAAGACCTTATCAATGCAGTCTTCACCTCTTCATTTATCCCTGG GTATCTAGCACCAAGGCCGGCAACTATTTTCCGAAATCGGTTATGTATTGATGGTGGTTTGACGTTGTTTATGCCACCAACTTCTGCTTCAGAAACG GTGCGAGTATGTGCTTTTCCAGTCAATCAATTAGGGTTAAAAGGCATTGGAATCAGCCCAGATTGCAACCCAGAGAACAGAGCTGGCCCTCGACAG CTCTTCAACTGGGCACTAGAGCCTGCAGATGACTACATTCTTGATAAACTTTTTGAGCTTGGATATTTGGATGCGGATGTCTGGGCTTCGCAAAATCCAGTGGAATCGATCATAAAAGATGAAGATGACAGCAATGGTTCAGTGTCTCAGATCATAAGCTAG
- the LOC120250251 gene encoding LOW QUALITY PROTEIN: transmembrane protein 87A (The sequence of the model RefSeq protein was modified relative to this genomic sequence to represent the inferred CDS: deleted 1 base in 1 codon) produces the protein MDLAGSRLLLAVVFIFWFSAVEPSIHTYDFETFKEVGNAFLLSGGSEGIVASRDSSDSHGSSGIHDGRSFIKFENITFWRSKEAADQHSGMERSTGLIQAIIFEAADRDNIGGSAYGGQRSICCTPDLAKLEGCRQGEVIRRPSSVDFNWPVVLNTDFVANYLSTQMETKEVNITKTGMYNLFFISCDPKLRGLKMSGKTSWKNPDGYLPGRMAPLMTFYIFMSLSYLLLSIIWFAQYVRFWKDILPIQNWMTLVIALGLFEMTLWYFEYLNFNNSGIRPVVITTWVVTIGAIRKTVSRLLILSISMGYGVVRPTLGGLTSKVLLLGVTYFVASELLDIAENVGTISDISGKARLFLVLPDALLDAFLILWIFTSLSRTLEKLQARRSSVKLDIYRKFTNALAVAVIASVAWIGYEVYFKATDPFSERWQTAWIIIAFWDILTFVLLCVLCYLWAPSQSSQRYAYSGEAGEDVDDEESQSLTGDVSLVKLEKKEMVDVFSLEDEPEEDKRE, from the exons ATGGATCTCGCCGGCTCTCGGCTTCTCCTCGCCGTTGTCTTCATCTTCTGGTTCTCCGCAGTCGAGCCATCGATCCACACTTATGATTTCGAGACGTTCAAGGAGGTCGGCAACGCCTTTCTCCTTTCCGGTGGAAGCGAGGGGATCGTCGCCTCCCGTGACTCCTCGGATAGCCATGGCTCCAGTGGGATTCATGATGGACGCTCCTTCATCAA GTTTGAGAACATAACATTCTGGAGGAGTAAGGAAGCAGCTGATCAACATTCTGGTATGGAGCGTAGTACTGGACTGATACAGGCTATTATATTTGAAGCAGCTGATAGGGATAACATTGGAGGATCTGCCTATGGTGGCCAAAGGTCAATATGCTGTACCCCTGATCTTGCAAAGCTTGAGGGTTGTAGACAAGGAGAAGTAATTAGAAGACCATCTTCTGTGGATTTTAACTGGCCAGTAGTGCTAAATACGGATTTTGttgcaaattatttatccaCACAAATGGAAACCAAAGAGGTTAACATTACGAAGACTGGAATGTACAACCTGTTCTTTATTTCCTGTGATCCGAAGTTGAGAGGACTCAAGATGAGTGGAAAGACCTCTTGGAAAAATCCCGATGGTTATCTACCAGGGAGGATGGCCCCACTAATGACATTTTACATATTCATGTCCCTGTCATATCTGCTTCTTAGCATCATTTGGTTTGCACAGTACGTGAGGTTTTGGAAGGATATACTGCCAATACAGAATTGGATGACTCTTGTCATTGCACTCGGCTTATTTGAAATGACACTTTGGTAC TTTGAGTATCTGAACTTTAATAACTCTGGGATAAGACCTGTTGTAATTACAACTTGGGTTGTTACCATTGGCGCTATAAGGAAAACAGTTTCACGTCTGCTCATATTATCTATCTCTATGGGATATGGTGTTGTCCGGCCAACTCTTGGAGGTCTTACCTCTAAGGTGCTTCTTCTTGGCGTAACATATTTTGTAGCTTCTGAGTTGCTGGATATCGCAGAAAATGTGGGAACCATAAGTGATATTTCAGGCAAAGCTaggctttttcttgtcctcccTGATGCACTCCTGGATGCCTTTCTTATACTCTGGATTTTTACTTCCCTCTCTCGAACATTGGAAAAGCTGCAG GCAAGGCGGAGTTCTGTCAAATTGGACATTTACCGTAAATTTACTAATGCTCTTGCGGTTGCTGTGATTGCTTCAGTTGCCTGGATTGGATATGAG GTTTATTTCAAAGCTACTGATCCGTTCAGTGAACGGTGGCAAACTGCTTGGATCATCATTGCCTTTTGGGACATTCTAACCTTTGTGTTGTTATGTGTTTTGTGTTATCTTTGGGCACCATCTCAAAGCTCTCAAAG ATACGCCTACTCGGGTGAAGCTGGAgaggatgttgatgatgaagaatcTCAATCCCTTACCGGCGATGTGTCACTAGTCAAGCTGGAGAAGAAGGAAATGGTTGATGTTTTTAGTCTTGAAGATGAACCAGAAGAAGATAAGCGGGAATAA